A stretch of DNA from Thermoplasmata archaeon:
CCCCTTCCCCCCCAGATGTCCACGGAGGCCGTCGTCCACGCGGTCGACCCGCTCAAGGACGTCGACTGCTTCCACCCCGAGAACGTGGGCCTAGTGCTCATCGGCAGCCCGCGGTTCGCGCCCGCGACCCCGGCGGGGGTCGTCGAGCTCCTCATCCGCAGCGGGAACGACCCGGGCGGGAAGGACGTCGTGATCGCGGGGCGGAGCAACATCGTCGGCAAGCCCCTCGCCGCGCTGCTCATGCAGAAGGCTCCCAAGGCGAACGCGACGGTCACCGTGGTCCACAGCGCGACCCGGGACCTGGCGGCCCACACGCGCCGCGCGGACATCCTGGTCGCCGCGATGGGCTCGCCTCACACGATCCACGCGGACATGGTCAAGGAGGGCGTGGTCGTCATCGACGTCGCGACGAACCGGATTCCGGACGCGACGAAGAAGACGGGCTACCGCACGGTCGGGGACGTGGACTTCGACGCGGTGAAGGAGAAGGCCAAGGCGATCACGCCCGTCCCGGGCGGCGTCGGTCCCATGACGATTGCGATGCTCCTCACGAACACGGTCCGCGCGGCCGAGCTGTCCCTCTCCGGCTGAACGAAAGGGCTTAAGGCGCGAGACCGGATGCGCGGGCGGGGCCATGCGCGTCCTCGTGGTGGGCGGAGGTGGGCGGGAGCACGCCATCGTCGAGGCGCTCCGGAGGGGCGGGGCCGAGATCATCGCGGCGATGGCCAACCAGAACCCTGGGATCGCCCGCGCCGCCAAGGAGGTCCTGCTCGGGGACGTCACCGCCGTGGACCGGATCGTGGCGTTCGCCACGGACCAGCGCGCCGAGCTCGCGGTCGTGGGCCCCGAGGCGCCGCTCGAACGGGGACTCGTGGACGCCCTCGAGGCGCGCGGCATTCCGACCGTGGGACCCACGCGGACCGCGGCCCAGCTCGAGACGAACAAGGAGTTCACCCGGGACCTCATGAAGACCTATGGGATTCCGGGCCTGCCGTCGTATTGGGCCTTCGACTCGTACGCGCCCTTCTCCGAGTTCGTTCTGGACAGCAACTTCGAGTTCGTGATCAAGCCCCTCGGACTCACGGGCGGGAAGGGCGTCCAGGTCTGGGGGGACCATTTCTCCTCCAAGGAGGGCGCCCTCGCGTACGGCCGGCAGATCCTCGAGAAGAAGATCGGCGGGCAGGCTCGCTTCCTCGTCGAGGAGAAGCTCGTCGGGGAGGAATTCTCCCTGCAGGCCCTCTGCGACGGGAAGCGGCTCGTGCCGTGCCCCCTGGTCCAGGACCACAAACGCGCGTACGAAGGGGATCGCGGACCCAACACCGGGGGGATGGGCTCGTACAGCGACGCGGACCACCTCCTGCCGTTCGTCTCCCGGCTCGACTACGACCAGGCCCTGGACACGATGCGGCGGACCGTCGAGGCGATGCAGGAGCGCGGCACGCCGTTCAAGGGCATCCTGTACGGGGGCTTCATGGCCACGAAGGACGGCCCCAAGCTCCTCGAGTACAACGTGCGGTTCGCGGACCCGGAGTCCATGAACGTGTTGCCAATCCTGGAGGACAACTTCATCGACCTCTGCATGAGCGTCGCCCGAGGTGGGCTGCCCCTGCGCGCCCACTTCGCGAAGAAGGCCACGGTCTGCAAGTACGTCGTCCCGCCGGGCTACGGCACGAAGCCCAAGGCAGGGGAGCAGCTCAAGGTGGACGAGGAGAGCATCCGCCGCACGGGGGCGAAGCTGTACTACGCCGCCGTGGACGAGCGGGACGGGAAGATCTTCACGACCACGTCCCGGTCCCTCGCGGTCGTGGGCATCGCGGACGACCTGGAGACGGCGGAAGGCATCTCCGAGGAAGCCCTCGCCTTCGTGGGCGGGAGCTTCTACGCGCGCCGGGACATCGGCAAGCCCGAGGTCGTCACGCGCAAGGTCGAGAAGATGCAGAAGATCCGCAGCTCCTCGTGACGGGAACGCTCTCGAGGTCGCCTGAGCCGCGGTCGACCGGGCGCCGCCCGGCACGTCGTGCGAGAGGAGAACCCGCTCCCCCCCCATCTGTCGGGGACCATGGGGCCACGACCATTACTATACTAATAGCCATATAATGGCTTTTCGCTCACCCCCGCGAAGGTGCCCCCTCATGGGGTTAACCTGTTAGCCATCCGGCTCGCGCCCCCCGGGGGACCGGGGTGGGAACCCTCAAGTACCTCCATGGCCCATGGGTCCGACGTGAAGAACCTGGACGACGTCGTCTCGGAGATCGAGGGCCGACTCGATGAGAAGGACGAGGTCCGCGAACTCGCCATCAAGTCGTCGCGGACCGTGGCCCGTCTGGCCGGCTCCGCGATCCAGGGGATGCACCGCGGCGACAAGGTCCAGGAGCCGCTGCAGGAGACCCACGAGGAGGTCCTGAAGCTCCGCAGCCTCCTGGACGGCCACCCCGACCTGCTCCACGCGGGGTTCGTCGAAAACGCGATGCAGGAGGCCTGCGAGGCCGCCCTGTTCCATGCGATCCTGCGCGGGGAGGACTTGCCGACACCCAAGGAGTGCGGCGTGACGGACACGGCGTACCTGCTCGGCCTCGGCGACGTGGTCGGCGAGTTGCGCCGCTGCGCGCTCACGGCCCTCCGCGACGGGGACGTGGGGCAGGCGTCCGCATTCCTGGAGCAGATGGAACGGATTCTGGACGCGCTCATGCGCTTCGACTACCCGACCGCGCTGGTCGCCCTCAAGCGGAAGCAGGACATCGCCCGCAGCCTGATCGAGAAGACCCGGGGCGAGGTCGCCGTCGCGGCCCGCAGCCACGAGCTCTCCAAGAAGCTCGACGCGATGCACGGGAAGCTCTGACTCCAGCCGGGCACCCTTCGTTCTCAGGGACGATTCCCAGGGCCAAGCGCTTTTAAAAAGGCCTCTTCATCGGTCGCTTCACCTCGTGCAGGTCGCCTGCCCGTCCCCCGATCCGGGGCACAGGGGCCTGGAGGGAGA
This window harbors:
- the purD gene encoding phosphoribosylamine--glycine ligase codes for the protein MRVLVVGGGGREHAIVEALRRGGAEIIAAMANQNPGIARAAKEVLLGDVTAVDRIVAFATDQRAELAVVGPEAPLERGLVDALEARGIPTVGPTRTAAQLETNKEFTRDLMKTYGIPGLPSYWAFDSYAPFSEFVLDSNFEFVIKPLGLTGGKGVQVWGDHFSSKEGALAYGRQILEKKIGGQARFLVEEKLVGEEFSLQALCDGKRLVPCPLVQDHKRAYEGDRGPNTGGMGSYSDADHLLPFVSRLDYDQALDTMRRTVEAMQERGTPFKGILYGGFMATKDGPKLLEYNVRFADPESMNVLPILEDNFIDLCMSVARGGLPLRAHFAKKATVCKYVVPPGYGTKPKAGEQLKVDEESIRRTGAKLYYAAVDERDGKIFTTTSRSLAVVGIADDLETAEGISEEALAFVGGSFYARRDIGKPEVVTRKVEKMQKIRSSS
- a CDS encoding bifunctional 5,10-methylenetetrahydrofolate dehydrogenase/5,10-methenyltetrahydrofolate cyclohydrolase, translated to PLPPQMSTEAVVHAVDPLKDVDCFHPENVGLVLIGSPRFAPATPAGVVELLIRSGNDPGGKDVVIAGRSNIVGKPLAALLMQKAPKANATVTVVHSATRDLAAHTRRADILVAAMGSPHTIHADMVKEGVVVIDVATNRIPDATKKTGYRTVGDVDFDAVKEKAKAITPVPGGVGPMTIAMLLTNTVRAAELSLSG
- a CDS encoding translin family protein; this encodes MKNLDDVVSEIEGRLDEKDEVRELAIKSSRTVARLAGSAIQGMHRGDKVQEPLQETHEEVLKLRSLLDGHPDLLHAGFVENAMQEACEAALFHAILRGEDLPTPKECGVTDTAYLLGLGDVVGELRRCALTALRDGDVGQASAFLEQMERILDALMRFDYPTALVALKRKQDIARSLIEKTRGEVAVAARSHELSKKLDAMHGKL